A DNA window from Malus domestica chromosome 12, GDT2T_hap1 contains the following coding sequences:
- the LOC103449530 gene encoding probable purple acid phosphatase 20 — protein MAIKRRPGLVLAVFTLMGLAFPVSFGAIVQGYNRPPARKDLDIPADDPGSASPQQVHISVVGEDKMRVTWITDSPSPATVVYGTSTGVYESSATGDTSSYTYLMYTSGDIHDVVIGPLKPNTTYYYRCGSSDSDPEFSFKTPPAAFPITFAIVGDLGQTEWTSSTLEHIDKANHDMFLLPGDLSYADLIQNKWDSFGRLVQPLASKRPWMVTQGNHEIEKIPIVHSHAFTAYNARWHMPYEQSGSDSNLYYSFNVAGVHVIMLGSYTDFDPSSAQYQWLQADLGKVDRGRTPWIVVLIHAPWYNSNKAHQGESESVDMKEAMEDLLYQARVDVVYAGHVHAYERFTRVYKDQANNCGPVHITIGDGGNREGLASEYLNPQPKISVFREASFGHGQLVVVNATHARWTWHRNEDSETIASDSIWLTNLSSDPACKK, from the exons ATGGCGATCAAACGCCGGCCGGGACTGGTTCTCGCTGTTTTTACGTTAATGGGCTTGGCCTTCCCGGTGTCGTTTGGTGCAATCGTTCAGGGGTACAATCGTCCACCGGCTCGCAAGGACCTCGATATCCCTGCGGATGATCCTGGTTCTGCTTCTCCACAACAG GTGCATATTTCTGTAGTCGGTGAGGACAAAATGAGGGTGACATGGATCACCGACAGCCCTAGTCCGGCAACAGTGGTATATGGAACATCTACAGGTGTCTATGAAAGCTCTGCAACTGGAGATACAAGTTCCTACACGTATCTTATGTACACATCTGGGGATATTCACGACGTCGTTATCGGTCCGTTGAAACCCAACACGACGTACTACTACCGCTGTGGATCCTCTGATTCGGATCCTGAGTTCAGTTTTAAAACCCCGCCTGCTGCATTCCCTATCACATTTGCAATCGTAG GTGATCTTGGACAAACTGAATGGACCTCCTCAACCCTCGAACACATAGACAAAGCAAACCACGACATGTTCTTACTACCAGGAGACTTATCCTATGCAGACTTGATCCAAAATAAATGGGACTCATTTGGCCGTCTGGTGCAGCCACTGGCAAGCAAACGGCCTTGGATGGTCACACAAGGCAATCACGAGATCGAAAAGATCCCAATCGTCCACTCTCATGCCTTCACCGCATACAATGCACGATGGCACATGCCATACGAACAGAGCGGATCGGACTCAAACCTCTACTACTCATTCAATGTAGCCGGAGTTCATGTGATCATGTTGGGGTCGTACACTGATTTTGATCCTAGTTCTGCACAGTACCAGTGGTTGCAAGCCGATTTGGGAAAGGTTGACAGGGGGAGGACGCCGTGGATCGTCGTGCTTATCCATGCTCCTTGGTACAACTCTAATAAAGCTCATCAGGGTGAGTCTGAATCTGTTGACATGAAGGAGGCCATGGAAGATTTGCTCTATCAAGCTCGTGTTGATGTGGTTTATGCAGGGCACGTACATGCCTACGAGCGTTTT ACTCGCGTTTACAAGGATCAAGCCAATAATTGTGGTCCAGTGCATATTACCATTGGAGATGGTGGCAACCGTGAAGGCCTTGCTAGCGA GTACTTGAATCCGCAACCCAAAATATCGGTTTTCAGGGAGGCAAGCTTTGGGCACGGGCAATTGGTTGTAGTGAATGCAACCCATGCACGGTGGACATGGCATCGGAATGAAGATAGTGAGACAATAGCAAGTGACTCCATTTGGCTCACAAACCTCTCCTCTGATCCTGCCTGCAAGAAGTAA